In Oscillospiraceae bacterium, a single window of DNA contains:
- a CDS encoding (Fe-S)-binding protein: MFLESIRVIETAPCLANKERFKVTARASVNLTEMLPYLNAILEKPNYQESSNSLRFLNGINEITIQENKIGIVRVANLTQAYELLDWVKDLVNDAYESRSEITPNYESRKQPGVLQVYNALPKLNCKKCGEQSCMAFAAKLSKFEAEPDACPLLGEPEYSGLRKKLAEVL, from the coding sequence ATGTTTTTGGAATCGATCAGGGTGATTGAAACCGCCCCGTGTTTGGCGAACAAAGAGCGGTTCAAAGTGACCGCGAGAGCGTCGGTGAATTTGACCGAAATGCTGCCTTATCTGAACGCCATTTTGGAAAAACCGAATTATCAGGAGAGCTCGAATTCTTTGCGGTTTCTGAACGGAATTAACGAAATCACGATTCAGGAAAATAAAATCGGCATCGTTCGGGTCGCCAACCTGACCCAGGCCTACGAGCTGCTGGATTGGGTCAAAGACCTTGTCAACGACGCCTATGAGAGCCGTTCGGAAATCACACCGAATTACGAGAGCCGAAAGCAGCCGGGCGTTCTGCAGGTCTATAACGCGCTTCCGAAATTAAACTGCAAAAAGTGCGGCGAGCAGAGCTGCATGGCATTTGCCGCCAAACTCAGCAAATTCGAAGCCGAACCCGACGCCTGCCCCCTTCTCGGCGAACCCGAATATTCCGGATTGAGAAAAAAGTTGGCGGAGGTATTATGA